A region from the Hippoglossus hippoglossus isolate fHipHip1 chromosome 16, fHipHip1.pri, whole genome shotgun sequence genome encodes:
- the si:dkey-29h14.10 gene encoding uncharacterized protein si:dkey-29h14.10, with the protein MKQRALQPVMPVKAFNMQRVVQVVQVAAQKSCRRACELFCFPLDTMLCENVTCCPAQNHQQKEDKTTQVALPSPPSTILIVNISNSTLVDCVIGNNTYRTGVAESQPLMQKPELHMHDQRCSCNHGQQRTEHTSPLPAPLPHGPVSPEQPPNIHIHSSHLNCVIIGDNNYMHAEQIHQCDALTENTHS; encoded by the exons ATGAAACAAAGAGCACTGCAACCAG TGATGCCTGTTAAAGCCTTCAACATGCAGAGAGTGGTTCAGGTGGTCCAGGTGGCGGCGCAGAAGAGCTGCAGAAGAGCCTGTGAGCTCTTCTGCTTCCCATTAGACACTATGCTGTGTGAGAATGTCACCTGCTGCCCTG ctcAAAACCATCAGCAGAAAGAGGATAAAACTACACAAG TGGCACTCCCAAGTCCGCCGTCAACCATTTTGATTGTAAACATCAGCAACTCAACTCTGGTCGACTGCGTCATAGGTAACAACACCTATAGAACTGGTGTGGCAGAAAGTCAGCCTTTAATGCAGAAACCTGAGCTCCACATGCATG ATCAGAGGTGCAGCTGCAACCATGGACAGCAGAGGACAGAGCACACTTCTCCATtacctgctcctcttcctcacggTCCTGTTTCACCAGAGCAGCCTCCGAACATCCACATCCACAGCTCCCACCTCAACTGTGTCATCATCGGAGACAACAACTACATGCATGCTGAGCAGATCCACCAGTGTGATGCTTTGACAGAGAATACTCACAGttaa